From the genome of Anopheles merus strain MAF chromosome X, AmerM5.1, whole genome shotgun sequence, one region includes:
- the LOC121599175 gene encoding muscle-specific protein 20-like, translating into MPGRPLWQVAGKRDRDQEREAQHWIETVIGEKFPAGHVYEDCLRDGILLCRLMNRLSPGIVPKINTTGGDYKMMDNINQFQKACIKYGVADVDLFQTTDLWDRKNVALVTTTIFAVGRACYKHPEFRGPYLGPRPAEENRREFTEEQLRAGEGLIGLQAGSNKGATQAGLNFGATRKILLGK; encoded by the exons ATGCCTGGACGTCCACTGTGGCAG GTCGCCGGCAAGCGGGATCGCGACCAGGAGCGCGAAGCGCAGCACTGGATCGAAACTGTGATCGGGGAAAAGTTCCCGGCCGGCCACGTCTACGAGGACTGCCTGCGGGATGGCATTCTGCTCTGCCGGCTGATGAACCGGCTGTCGCCGGGCATTGTGCCGAAAATCAACACCACCGGGGGCGACTACAAGATGATGGACAACATTAATCA GTTCCAGAAGGCGTGCATCAAGTACGGCGTGGCCGACGTCGACCTCTTCCAGACGACCGATCTGTGGGATCGCAAAAACGTTGCCCTCGTCACGACGACCATCTTTGCCGTTGGCCGAGCG TGCTACAAGCATCCGGAGTTCCGCGGCCCGTACCTGGGACCCCGGCCGGCCGAGGAGAATCGGCGCGAGTTCACCGAGGAGCAGCTGCGGGCCGGCGAGGGCCTAATCGGGCTGCAGGCCGGATCGAACAAGGGCGCTACCCAGGCCGGGCTCAACTTTGGCGCCACCAGGAAGATCCTGCTCGGCAAGTAG
- the LOC121599168 gene encoding protein takeout-like, with translation MSAACWNVWSTVPQLVRMFWVVSLLALSLPAASASFETKPEFIKTCRFDQPDFVDCSTESVQGLFDKLVTGIEGLEHVGTIDPMKISKIRILQGDGPVSVNASLSKVVVTGFASTKVLRNVVSSKDFGWETHIRLPKMRLEGNYHMQGRILVIPLNGHGKCWFEPSGMDIIMRTSTDLYQKNGHVFYNVSGTKVDYTISGLRLHMGNLFEGVKVLEDSTNQYLNDNWRPVSEALKPIIAKTIEDILLAIMQNIFHQLPADYFVADLPRSGSS, from the exons ATGTCTGCCGCGTGCTGGAATGTCTGGAGCACCGTCCCGCAGTTGGTGCGCATGTTCTGGGTGGTCAGCCTGCTCGCGCTCTCCCTACCGGCCGCCTCGGCCAGCTTCGAAACGAAAC CGGAATTCATCAAGACATGCCGGTTCGATCAGCCAGACTTTGTCGACTGTTCCACCGAGTCCGTCCAGGGACTGTTTGACAAGCTCGTTACCG GTATCGAAGGGCTCGAGCATGTCGGCACGATCGACCCGATGAAGATCAGCAAAATAAGGATCCTGCAAGGTGACGGACCGGTCAGTGTCAACGCGTCACTCTCCAAGGTGGTGGTCACCGGTTTCGCCAGCACCAAAGTCCTCCGCAATGT CGTCAGCAGTAAGGATTTTGGCTGGGAAACGCACATCCGTCTGCCGAAGATGCGGCTCGAGGGCAACTATCACATGCAGGGCCGCATACTGGTGATACCGCTGAACGGGCACGGCAAGTGCTGGTTTGAGCCGA GCGGCATGGACATCATTATGCGCACCAGCACCGACCTGTACCAGAAGAATGGGCACGTGTTCTACAACGTGTCCGGCACGAAGGTGGACTACACCATCTCCGGCCTGCGCCTGCACATGGGCAACCTGTTCGAGGGCGTGAAGGTGCTGGAGGACAGCACCAACCAGTACCTGAACGATAACTGGCGCCCGGTTTCGGAAGCGCTCAAGCCGATCATCGCGAAAACGATCGAGGACATCCTGCTGGCGATTATGCAGAATATCTTCCACCAGCTGCCGGCCGACTACTTTGTGGCGGATCTGCCGCGGAGCGGCAGCTCGTAG
- the LOC121596512 gene encoding SRA stem-loop-interacting RNA-binding protein, mitochondrial-like, whose product MSGAGSAARSLKIFVGNVAWTVGHRELRNYFSQFGKVSWAQVVFDRKTGLSKGYGFVSFQKRASIENLERNQKHVLDNTPIFFQQTD is encoded by the coding sequence ATGTCTGGGGCCGGTAGTGCTGCTCGCTCGCTGAAAATCTTCGTCGGCAACGTCGCCTGGACCGTGGGGCACCGGGAGTTGCGCAACTACTTCAGCCAGTTCGGCAAGGTTTCCTGGGCGCAGGTAGTGTTCGATCGGAAGACGGGCCTGTCCAAGGGGTACGGGTTCGTATCGTTCCAGAAGCGGGCGTCGATTGAGAACCTGGAGCGCAACCAGAAGCACGTGCTCGACAACACCCCCATCTTCTTCCAGCAAACGGACTAG
- the LOC121599220 gene encoding myophilin, producing the protein MAPRNKEQEAEVLQWISDVLGEKLPPGPYEDVLKDGVVLCKLINKMAPGSVKKIQERGTNFQLMENIQRFQAAIKKYGVPEEEIFQTADLFERRNIPQVTLCLYSLGRITQKHPEYNGPTLGPKMADKNERNFSEEQLRAHHGELNLQMGFNKGASQAGQGSFGNTRHM; encoded by the exons ATGGCG CCCCGCAACAAGGAACAGGAAGCCGAGGTGCTGCAGTGGATCAGCGACGTGCTCGGTGAGAAGCTGCCGCCCGGCCCGTACGAGGACGTCCTCAAGGACGGTGTCGTGCTGTGCAAGCTGATCAACAAGATGGCCCCCGGCTCGGTGAAGAAGATCCAGGAGCGTGGCACCAACTTCCAGCTGATGGAGAACATCCAGCGCTTCCAGGCGGCGATCAAGAAGTACGGCGTGCCGGAGGAGGAAATCTTCCAGACGGCGGATCTGTTCGAGAGGCGCAACATCCCGCAGGTGACGCTCTGCCTGTACTCGCTGGGACGAATC ACCCAGAAGCACCCAGAATACAACGGACCTACCCTTGGGCCGAAGATGGCGGACAAGAACGAGCGCAACTTCAGCGAGGAGCAGCTGCGTGCCCATCACGGCGAGCTGAACCTGCAGATGGGCTTCAACAAGGGTGCCTCCCAGGCCGGCCAGGGCTCGTTCGGCAACACCCGCCACATGTAA
- the LOC121598258 gene encoding mitotic spindle assembly checkpoint protein MAD2A, protein MATSQDHCITLQGSAAIIHEYLKYSSHSIIFQRGIYPASDFLPIEYNGVPMMVSRDSRIKEYIDLIMEQVHDLIMKRMITKVTMCIVTVESKEVVERWDFNIQPTYDGEQGEEPAVPKALKKIQSEIRDVMRQIVATISFLPCLDQRCTFDIMLHTVGEVFEANPTMIKQFREEDIASIEIEGAQSIALKQFSTGLQTVDTKVVYRVTDP, encoded by the exons ATGGCTACTTCGCAGGATCACTGCATTACGCTGCAAGGTTCCGCGGCCATCATCCACGAGTATCTGA AGTATAGCTCGCACTCGATCATCTTTCAGCGGGGCATCTATCCGGCCAGCGACTTCCTGCCAATAGAGTACAACGGTGTGCCGATGATGGTTTCGCGCGACTCGCGCATCAAAGAGTACATCGACTTGATCATGGAACAGGTCCACG ATTTGATCATGAAGCGGATGATCACCAAGGTGACGATGTGCATCGTGACGGTGGAGAGCAAGGAGGTGGTGGAGCGCTGGGACTTTAACATCCAGCCGACGTACGACGGGGAGCAGGGCGAGGAGCCGGCCGTACCGAAGGCGCTGAAGAAGATCCAGTCGGAGATACGGGACGTGATGCGGCAGATCGTGGCCACGATCAGCTTTCTGCCCTGTCTCGACCAGCGCTGCACCTTCGACATCATGCTGCACACGGTCGGCGAGGTGTTCGAGGCCAACCCGACCATGATCAAGCAGTTCCGCGAGGAAGATATTGCCAGCATCGAGATCGAGGGTGCGCAATCGATTGCGCTGAAGCAGTTCAGCACCGGGCTGCAGACGGTCGACACGAAGGTGGTGTACCGGGTGACCGATCCCTAG
- the LOC121596503 gene encoding acyl-CoA-binding domain-containing protein 6 — MADLSDELEETTASPLEESFARATKYIERSTDQFKQEQLLQFYGLYKQATVGPCNTPKPAIYSMAARAKWYAWDKVRQLDPADARQEYVRLLDELAPSWCERRGSPGAPEPAWVSVSRPKRLSECSLPDDGTARSLVDRIKADDLDGVRAMLGDNGEPAALVNGLDDEGMAAIHWAADRGNVDILTRLLAVDGIDINLRAADGQTALHYASSCGNVECLQLLLQHGADRTIRDEEGETCSDVAYNQAIKACLA, encoded by the coding sequence ATGGCGGACCTGAGTGACGAGCTGGAGGAGACGACGGCCAGCCCGCTGGAGGAGAGCTTTGCCCGGGCGACCAAATACATCGAGCGCAGCACGGACCAGTTCAAGCAGGAGCAGCTGCTACAGTTCTACGGTCTGTACAAGCAGGCGACCGTTGGGCCGTGCAACACGCCGAAGCCGGCGATCTACAGCATGGCGGCACGGGCCAAGTGGTACGCTTGGGACAAGGTGCGGCAGCTCGATCCGGCCGACGCCAGGCAGGAGTACGTGCGgctgctggacgagctggCGCCGAGCTGGTGCGAACGCCGCGGCTCGCCCGGCGCACCGGAACCGGCCTGGGTGTCGGTGTCGCGGCCGAAGCGACTGTCGGAGTGCAGCCTGCCGGATGACGGGACGGCCCGGTCACTGGTCGACAGGATCAAGGCGGACGACCTGGACGGTGTGCGGGCCATGCTCGGGGACAACGGCGAGCCGGCGGCACTGGTGAACGGGCTGGACGACGAAGGCATGGCCGCCATACACTGGGCGGCGGACCGGGGGAACGTAGACATTCTGACCCGCCTGCTGGCCGTCGACGGGATCGATATCAATCTGCGCGCGGCGGACGGCCAGACCGCGCTGCATTACGCGTCCAGCTGTGGCAATGTGGAGTGTCTGCAGCTGCTACTGCAGCACGGCGCGGACCGCACAATTAGGGATGAGGAGGGCGAAACGTGTAGCGACGTTGCTTACAATCAGGCAATAAAGGCTTGCCTCGCGTGA